The Rhodothermales bacterium genomic sequence GTCGAGACCGGCGTGGAAATGATTGCTGCGCATTTCGGCGAACCCGCCGGAAAGCAGCAGTGGAATTTCCAGCGGTGATTGAAAATAATCCTTGGGAAACGGATCCGTATGAGCGCTGCCCGATAGAACGAGCACTGCCACGGCCAAAACAGGAAGGAGTCCACGCATAAATTCTGATGGTTATCGAGTCCAAGAATAGTAATCTCTATCTCGTGTTCCTGGGCGCGATCGCTGTATTTGTTCTCGGCGTCACGCTGCTCCAATTGAAGGCGGTGCTCATGCCGTTGGTCATTGCGTTCCTTTTGTCCATCATCTTCAAACCGGCCATCCTGTGGCTTCGAGGCAAGCGGGTTCCCATGCCGATTGCCTTGTTCGGCGTGCTCATCCTCTCGTCTGCCGTGTTGTTCCTCGTAGGGTGGGTCCTGTTCTCCAGCACGCAGTCCTTCCTTGAGGAATTGCCCAAGTATGAGGCCAAGGCCACGGTAATAGCCGCTGACCTCGAAGCCGCGCTGCTCCGTGCTGCATCGCGCTTCGATGTGGACGTGGCTGAATTCCAATGGAGCGATGCGTTCCAGTGGTCGAACGTGACGAATGCAGTCACGACGGGAGTGGGTTCGTTCCTGTCCTTTGTCAGCACCACGTTCCTGGTTTTGCTCTTCATGCTGTTCATCCTGGCGGGCAGTGGGGAGATGGCCGAAAAAGTGCGCGTCGCGTTCCCGCCCATGTACGCGGAGAAAATTGCAGACCTGGTCTCCAACGTGGATGGACAGGTCCGACGGTATCTGGTAACCAAAACCGTCATTAGTCTGGCAACGGGTGTACTGACCTGGTTGGTCCTGTCCCTCCTGGGCGTGGACTTTCCCCTCATATGGGGATTCCTGGCCTTTCTTCTCAATTACATTCCCAACATCGGCAGCACAATCGCCGTCCTGTTTCCGTTCGCCGTGTCGTTGCTGCAATTCGAAACACTGGTCATCCCGTTTGTGGTCATTTTCGGTCTGGGCACGGTCCAGCTTTCGTTGGGCAACGTCGTGGAGCCTCGTGTCATGGGATTCCGCCTGAACTTGAGCCCTCTTCTCATTCTGGTTTCCCTCATCCTCTGGGGATGGCTGTGGGGCCTCTGGGGAATGATTCTGGCCGTTCCCATCACGTCCACGCTCAAGATCCTCTTCGAGAACATGGAGCCGTTGCGGCCCATATCCATCCTGATGAGTGGAAAGGTGGATACGCCGCCGGTGGATCCGAGTACCTGATTGGCCGGCGCGGGGCGTCCGCCGGTGTTGACCGGTGGCTCAACACCCGCCAACATACGTGGCACGGATACGACTACGATCTCCGTAGATCCAGGCCCCAAGCACATCGTCGGGATCACCATTCCCGGACAGGTCAAGGAAATCGGCCCAATCACCCGGAACCAGGCGTCCGGTATCGGTACCGGCTGCGCTTCGACCACCGCGAAGCATCTGCTGGTACAGCCACGTGCCCGATGCAGTGCCTGCCGGAACCTGGAAGGCGTTCCTTCTGCGCGTCTCCAGGCGATTCTGATAGTCCAGGAAGCGGATTTCCTCGGCCGCATCCGTACACACATTGCTATCCGATCCGATCGCGATGGATCCCTTGGATGCCAGGAACGGACGAAGCTGGAAGCGGCCATCGCCCAAGTCCGCTTCGGTCGTCGGACACAGCCCCACAGTGGCTCCACATGAGGCCAGTCGCCGGCGCTCCCCGTCATCCATATGGGTAGCGTGAATCATGCACCAATGGACGTCGGGCTTGAAGCGGTCCAACAAGAACTGGACCGGTCGCATGCCCAGCGCAATGACACATTCGTTGACCTCACGCATTTGTTCTGCCACATGAATGTGCACCGGAGCGTTTGGATGAGAAGCTGCACGGTGGGCGAGCAGCGTCCGGATGTCATCTTCCGATACAGCGCGGAGAGAGTGGGGAGCATACCCAACCGTCCCGTAGCCGTCAGACACCGCATCGAACAACTCCAGATATGTCGTGGTATCCAGGATGAACGGACGCTGCTCTGGACGCGGCGCACGGGACCCGAACCCGGAGTACCGATACAGCACCGGAAGCAGCACCAATCGAATACCGGCACTGCGGGCCGCAGCCTGGATGGCGCGGGCCATGAGAAGGGGCAGGTCGGCCCCGACATGCGCTCCATGTACATAATGGAACTCGCAAACGGTCGTATATCCCGATCCCCTCATCTCCGTATAAAGCCGCTCGGCAATGCGGAAGAGGGCATCGGGGCGCATTTCACCGGCCGTCCGGTACATGGATTCGCGCCATGACCAGAAGTCGTCATCGGGACCCTGGAATCGACTGGTTCTTCCACGCAAAAGGACCTGGAATGCATGGGAATGGACATTCACGCATCCTGGAACGAGTACATTGCAGTCGTAGCGGCGGGGAAGAACGCTACCGTCATTTTGTTCAATACGGACAATCCGTCCGTCCGCCACATGGATGACGGCGTGTTCAAGCCAACCGTCCGGGGTCAGGGCAAAACGGGCTTGGAACCACGCGTCCGACATGACCGGCACCGGTCAGACCGAATGTTCGAGCAACCGGTTGATGACATCCACGCCGCTGACACTTTCGGCCTCGGCGGTGAAATTCGTCACAATCCGGTGCCGGAGAACAGAGACGGCAATGGTATTGACGTCCTGGATGGAGGGGGTCATCCGACCGTCGAGGGCGGCCATTGCTTTGGCACCGAGGATGAGATACTGGGAAGCCCGGGGGCCGGCGCCGTAGCTCAGATACTCCTTGACAAAGTCGGGGGCCAACTCACCGTTCGGGCGTGTTTTTCCCACGAGCCGGACCGCGTGTTGGATGACGTTGTCCGCCACCGGGATCTGGCGGATGAACGACTGGTAGCGAAGGATGTCATCGGCCCGCATGACGGTCTGTACGTGGGCCTTGTGGGCACTTGTGGTTTGCCGTACGACATCGACTTCCTGATCGAATGTGGGGTAGTCCAACCACAGATTCAACATGAAGCGGTCCAACTGCGCCTCCGGCAGTGGATAGGTACCTTCCTGCTCAATCGGGTTCTGGGTTGCCAGGACAAAGAACGGCTCCGGCAGGGAGTAGGTATGGCCAGCGGCCGTTACCCGATGTTCCTGCATGGCTTCCAGAAGGGCTGCCTGGGTTTTCGGAGGGGTTCGGTTGATTTCGTCAGCCAGTACGACGTTGGCAAAAACGGGTCCCTTGACAAACTTGAACTGCCGCCCGCCCGTTGTCTGGTCCTGTTCAATGATTTCCGTCCCCGTAATGTCGGAAGGCATGAGATCAGGCGTGAACTGGATCCGATTGAAATCCAGTTCAATGGCATCGGCAATGGTGTGGATGAGCAGCGTCTTGGCCAAGCCCGGTACGCCGATCAACAACACATGGCCCCGGCAAATAATGGAAACCAGGATCTGGTGAATGATGTCGTCCTGTCCGACAATGACTTTCGAAATCTCTTGCCGCAACTTGCGGTAGCTTTCGTGGAGTTCGTCCAGTGTGGCCGGCGAGGTCTTCAGTTCCATGAGGCTAAGCGTAGTTCAGTATGGGATGACGTCCTGGGTCTTCAATTGGTTGCAGCCGCAAGATCGGAAGCTCGTCCCCGGTATTCGATGTGAACCGTTCTTTTCAGGCGGTCCATCCACTCGGATAAAACGGTTGCCTGCTTTTCCTGCAAAGCAAGTTGCTCGATCAAGGCATAGTCGGTCTCCAGGTTGACCGTGTGTTCAGGCACGCGCTCGTGCAATTGGACAATGTGATACGCCTGTCGGCCATCCAGAAGTTGCACTTCGGAGGGTTCGGAGATGTCACCGGGCTCCAATCCCGCAAGCGTTTGCTGCCAGAGGGGGCCGAGTGCATCGATATACAGATTCTGCTCTCCCGACTGGGGATCCGAGACGCGTCCCCCACGTGAGCGGGACATTTCTTCCTGGGAAAACTCGCGTGCAAGCACTTCGAACCGCGCGCCGTGGGTGAGTATGGAATCCCGCAAGGTTGTAAGCAGCGAAATGGCCTTGTCCGGGTCGGACTTCCGCTCGTCGAAGGCAATAAGGATGTGATTGTAATCAATGCGCTCCCCGCGTCGTGCATTGACTCGCAGGAAGTGCAGTCCGAATTCGGTTTCGAAGACCGGCGAGAACACCCCCACCGGAGAACGGGAGGCGACCGCCGCGAACTCCGGAACGACATCGGACAACGCCATGTCCTCATACAGGCCACCGTTGGAGGCGGAACCAGGATCGTCGGAGAACAACTCCGCCATCTCTTCAATGGTCAGTCGGCCTGCGACGACGGAATCCCGGATGGCCGAAATGATTTCCATGGCTTCTTCGCGGGCTTCGTCCGTGACTTCAGGCAGCCGTACGATATGGGACACCTGGACAATATCCGGAAGCGTGGGCAATGAATCGGTCGGGAACCGGGAGAACCAGGCGCGGACGTCGGACGGCGTGGCCTTGATGGAGCGGAGTTTTTGCCCGCGGAATTGATCGGCCAACAGCTGGTCCCTGAACTCTTCCCGGAAGTCTGCCTTGATTTCGAGCACCGTCTTTCCATACATCTCTTCCAGGACAGCTTCTCCACCGACGCGGCGGGACATCTGGCCAATACGCTGGTCCAGCATCTGTTCGACTTGCTGGTCGCTGACGACCAGATTGGTATCCCGCTTGGCGTGATTGACCAGCACCTTGTCATTCACCAGCTGTTCCAGAGCCTGTCGCCAAAGATCGTCTGTATACGGAATCTGTTGCTGGTTCATGGTTGAAATCACGTACCCGTCCACGTCCGAAGCCAGAAGGATGTCGTTTCCTACGACGGCCACGATTTCATCAATGACGCGCTCATCCTGTGCCGTGGCTGTTGTCCATCCCGTGAGAGACAAGGCGACTACCAGGATGGACGATCGCAGAATGCGGTACATGTTCAAAACAGTATGGTTGATGGGTCCCGTAAGAACGAACAAAGGCGGGCGCTCAATGCGTCCGCCGGGTGGGGGAGATGGCAGAATCACTTGATTTCCAGTCCTTCACGTGCAAGAGCCTGGGTCCGGAGGCGTTGAACCTGTCGTGCGAACAACTGTTTCCTGGATTCAATCTGGACGCGTTGGACGATTTCCGGACGTATCATCTCCAACTCGGGGAGCGTTCCCGAGGCGACACGGTCCATCAATTGGATGACGTGGAACAGCGAGTCCTGTTCAACCGGTCCCCAGGTGTCGCCCGGTCGCAGGGTCAACAGGACACTCCGCAGTGCCGGATTCCGGGAGAACAATTGTGAGACCGGAAAATAGGCATCGGCCAATGCCAGGGACGTCTCCGGATCGGTGGAATGGTCCATGACCAGTCGTTCGAAGTCCGGCGGCTCCAGGGACCGGTCCAGGGAGTCTCGGACCGATACCGCCTCTGCAATACTCCGGACCGGAATGTAGCGGACCTGCGCATAGGGCTCCCGAAGGACCAGTTGATCGCGGTGCTGCTCGTAATAGGTCTGGATGGCGCCTTCCGAGAGCGCATCTTCCTCATCCGAATACAGCTCATTGACAAGGGCACTGATCAGGACGGAACGCTCGTTCTCCGCGAGCAGCCTAACCACGTCAGGATCGGTGCGAAGACCACGCTGTAGCGCTTCCTGGTACAGCAGCTCATTCGTCGTCCACTGCTCGACAATCTGCGACGCGGCTTCCGTGCTGTCCAGTGAATACGTCCTGCGATCCAGGATCCTGGCCAATTCGTCACGCGTGAGTGTGGCATCGCCGACGCGCGCAACGAAGTCTCCATAGTCCGGTTCGGGACGACAGCCGGTGCCGAGCAACAAGAGGAACAGCCCGGGATATATGAGGGACCGGATCACCGTGCTTCCGTGGTCCGTTCGGGCCACGTCTGCACGGCATATTTGGTGCGCAGGCGTTGGACAAGCCGTTCTTCCAGGACCTGCTGATAGTCGTTCACCAATTCCGCGCGAGCCTCTTCGAAGGTCTTCGGCCGGGCCGGCTCCATTCCGAGATGCTCCAGCATGAGGAATCGGTTGTTGTACTGGATGACGTCTGTGGTCTGCCCCTCCGACAGGTGCAATACGGCATCGAAGACCGAGCCTGTCTCGGACTCCACCCACGTGGTATCCAAACGGACGCTGAGCGTGGTATCGGAAACGATCGCGTCCCTTCCGGAATTCATCCTGAGCGATTCCCTCACCGTTTCCAGATCCGTGCTGCGCGGACTGGACCAGGACGCGACACGAACACGATCCGGCCAGCGGTAGGCGTCGCCCCGCTGTTCGAACAGGCGTAAAAGCCCCGTGGAATCGCCTGACGCCGCGGTCCAGACGGAGTCTTCCATCAACTTGAAGAGGACGAGACCATCGCGGAACTCCTGCATCGTGCGGCCGAAGTCCGGATCGGTGAATTCCAGGCGTGCCACTTCATAGTCCACGGCACGGTCATCCAGGAAGGCCGTAAGTGCGGTCAGCAATCCTTCCCGGGCGTCGCCGGATCGGGAGGGAATCCGACGGGTCCGGAAGTCTTCGACGAACCGGGATACCGTCCAAGTGGAGTCCCCGAGGAAAACGATGGGCAGCTGGCCTGTTTCCGGCTCGAACTCCGACTGGACCAACCAGCGATAGAGGGAATCGGCAGACATGTTCCGTGTCCAGGAATCCACGAGCGCCGTATCGACCCGCGCCCCCAGTTCCCGCTGCAGGGATCGTGCAAAGGCCGTCTGGGCAGCCGCTGAACGGGGAAGTTGTCCGACCTGCGCTTTCAGGGATTCATACTCGTCTTCGAGCGCCCCGAGAGGAGATTCCGATACGAATTGGATGATGTGTTTCCCGAATTGGGTTTCCACGGGTTCCGAAACATCCCCCGGTTCCTGAAGGGAGAATGCGGCATCGCGCATGGCTGGCGGCAGTCCCTGGTCGAAGGAGAGCGTTCCGATGATGCCTCCGTTGCGGGCTGAGTTCCGATCGTCCGAGAGGGCTTCGGCAACTTCAGCGAACGATTCACCCGAATTCAGGCGTTCCAGGGCCTGGGACAGGCGGTTGTCGGCCTCGGCGGAGTCTGCTGCCGAAGGTCCACGGGGCTGGAACATGATATGTGCCAACTCCCGTGCGGCCGGCATGGGCATGCGGTCTTCCACCATGAGGATGTGGTATCCGAACGGAGAACGGAAGACCGGTGATACGTTACCGGGCTCCGTCGAAAATGCCTGGTCTTCGAAGGCTTTGACCATGCGTCCGCCACCGAACCAGCCCAGCGCTCCACGCGCTCCGGGTTGACCGGGCTCGCGCCGCGCCGACGGATCCATGGAATGCCGGCTGGCCACGTCCCCGAAGTCGGCACCGGCCAGGACGGAGTCCCGGAGCATGGAAATCCGGCTATATGCCCGCATGGTGTCAGCGGGTGGGGCATTCTCGGGAACGGTCAGGAGGATGTGCGAAGCCTCGACGGCTGTACTTCGGCGATCATACAATTCACGCACCAATGGATCGGTAACCTCCTGCCCGAGCAGATACGGGCGTGCCAATTGCTCCCGATAGGAGAGCATCTCTGTCCTCAGGTCTTCTCGTTCATGATATCCGAGCGCCTTTGCTTCCAGGACTTTGAGGCGGAAATTGACGTACCGTTCCAGGAATTCCGAACGGGATTCCGCAGTGTCCGCACCGGATGTGCCACTGGAAGAGACGCTTCGTTCATATTGCTCGTCGAATTCCTGGGCAGTCAGTACCTGGTCGCCGAATACGGCAACCACATCTCCATCCGGAACGGGTGCATCCCGTGGCACAACGGTGGACGCGGTGTTGCCGCATCCGCCAATCAACAGCGTCATGGCCAGCGCAAAGGCCACGGCGGAGGTGGAAGTGGCAAAGGCAGAAGAAGATCTGGGCATGCAGGTAAGATCCGTTGGATTCATGTCGGCAGGGAGCCGTCCACGCGAGGGGAATACAGTTGGTTCCAAAAAAATCCGAATTGTGAAGCAACTTTGAATTGGTATGACGGTCTACACATCGAACACCGATTCCGGAAGGGCCGGCACCCAGGCACCAATCCTGCGGGGATAAATGCGAACATGGATGAATTCGAACTGATCGAATCCTTCAAGAACGGCGATGAGTTCGCCTTCGTGGGACTGTACAATCGATTCAAAGGGCCGGTATTCGCCTTTTGCTTCAAAATGCTCATGAGTCGTGAGCAGGCCCAGGATGTCATGCAGGAGACCTTCCTTCGGGTGTACGAAAACCGTGATCGCCTGCTCAAGACCGCATCGTTCCGATCCTGGTTGTTCACCATTGCACGCAATCAATGCCTGAACCAGATCCGGACCGGTGGACGTCAGGTGAACGTCGAACAGGAGGTACTGGAGCGTACGGCCACGACGGAGACGCCTTTCACGCGCATGGACAAGAGCGAACAGGTCGAGTTCGTGTCCAATTTCCTGGCCATGTTGAAGCCGGAGTACCGCGAAGTGCTCGTCTTGCGGGAATACCAGAATCTTTCCTACGAGGAAATCGCAGCGGTCACGCGTAATTCGCTCAGCTCCGTGAAGTCGCGTCTGTTCAAGGCCCGGAAAAAGCTCGCCGATGTCATGCAGGAGAATATGCGCGAGGAAACCCACGTGTTCGCGACGCGGGAGGGGCTGGCATGAGCTGCACAACTGTCAACCAGGAAGAACTGAACCTGTACCTGGACGGGGAACTGCCGTTTTCGAGGCAACAGGCACTTTTCTCGCACATGACGAGCTGTGAGGAGTGCCGGTCGGTCATGGAGGCGGTCCTGACGTTCCGTCGCATGAGTCGTCAGGAATACATCAATCTGCCGCCTGCGGCTGATGACCGGTTCTTCAAGCGCCTGGCTGAAATCAAGACGGCCGGGGATCAACGGGACCGTACTTCGGAGCGTGCACCCTTGTGGCACGCGCGACGATCCATTTCCGTACGTGCCGGGGTTTCCGCCATTGCGGCCGTATTCCTCATTGGCTTCCTGCTTCCCGTCGTGTCGCCCGGTGCGGGTCCAACCGTGCATTTCGAGGCCGAACGGGTCAACCTGACCGACCCGGTGACGTGGGCTCCTCCGGAAATCAAGGAGTCCTATGTCCATGTGTTCTACCCGGGCCTTACGATCGAAGCCGACTCTTCGGACGCATCGACCAACTGACAGTCTTTTCACGTCCCGGGCGCGGCATGCGTCGTATCATGCGGGTTTCCCGCCATCACGCATCGTTCGTCAATGCCCGCATCCCATCCTTCGTCTGCTCCCGTTCGTGTACGATTCGCACCGAGTCCGACCGGCTACCTCCACATAGGGGGGCTCAGGACGGCGCTTTACAACTGGCTGTTCGCTCGCAAGGAGGGAGGCCGGTTCCTGCTCCGGATTGAGGATACCGACCGATCGAGGTTCGTGGAGGATGCTGAGAAGGATATCCTGGATGCGCTTGCCTGGGCAGGCATTGATTTCGATGAAGGTCCCGGAAAGGGCGGCCCGGTCGGACCTTACCGGCAATCCGAGCGCATGGACATCTACGCATCGCACGTGGATGCGTTGTTGGCTTCGGGACACGCGTATGTGGCGTTCGACACACCAGAGGAAATCGATACCATGCGTGAACGGCTGGTTTCGCCTGAGAATCCGATGCCCCGGTATGATGCCACGACGCGGACTTCCATGAGGAACAGTCTGGCCCTGCCTGCGGCCGAAGTGGACCGGCTGATGGGAGAGGGCGTCCCCCATGTCATCCGGTTGAAGGTCGAGCCTGGCCACAGGATCACGTTCCTGGATTCCGTACGTGGTGAAGTCACGTTCCTGTCCGAGTCGGTGGATGATCAGATCCTGCTGAAGTCGGACGGTATGCCAACGTACCATCTGGCCAATGTCGTGGATGACCACGAAATGGGGATTACCCACGTGATCCGAGGGGAAGAATGGCTGCCATCAACACCGAAACATATCCTGTTGTACGAGGCGTTCGGGTGGGAGGCACCGGTCATGGCGCATCTTCCGCTCATTCTGAGTCCGACCGGAGGCAAGCTGTCCAAGCGGAATGCGGACAAACAAGGCATTCCGGTATTCGTTTCGGAGTACCGAAAAGCCGGTTATGAGCCGGATGCGCTGGTCAACTTCCTGGCACTCCTGGGATGGAATCCAGGAACGGAGCAGGAAGTGTTCCCGCTCGCGGAAATGGCTCAGGCGTTCTCACTGGATCGCGTCGGGAATTCGGGTGTACAGTTCGATGCGGACAAGCTGGACTGGTTCAACGCGCAGTATCTGAGGCAACGCAGCCCGGCGGACATTGCGGCGGAATTGCGGCCCCAACTGCTCGATCTGTACGGTGACGTGGATGATGTGTTTGTTGAGGACGTAGTGTCTGTGATGTTGGAGCGCATGACAAAAGCGGTGGATGTCCTCGGCTTTACCTACTTCTTTGCCGATCCCGCGACGTACGACGAACAAGCCATTGCAAAGCGCTGGAAGGAGGATGCGCCCGAATTGGTTTCGGCCTACGCAGACCGGTTGGCTGAACTGCCGGATTGGACGGAAGAATCCCTGGACGAATCGCTCAGGGAACTTGCCGAATCCCGGGGTGCGGGTGCGGGAAGACTCATCCACCCCGTGCGTCTGGCCGTAAGTGGCGTGTCCACGGGCCCTGGGTTGTTCGCCCTTTTGCGGGTCCTGGGACGGGACTGCGTTGTCCGCAGACTTCGACGGGCGGTGGTTGTGCTCGGCCAGGGCCCGTTGACAGGCCCTATGTCCTGAGCGATCGAATGAAGGCCAGTGCGGCCTCCCACGGACCCATGTGGCCCGATTCCGCTTCATCACGGAATGCCGTCAGTGTTTCGTGGAGCGAGCCATGGGGTGCCATGGCTGCGTCCAGGGCACGGCGTACCGCACCCATGAAGGCGTCTCCGCGGGTGGACCATGCCTGGATGGGCATCGACCTGACACGACAAATGAGGCTGGCGAAGAGCTCATCCAGTCCGTAACCGGTTGTGGCCGATACGGGCATGACCGGCACGTCGTCATCCGGCCGAAGGAGATGCAGGGCCTCCCGGAGTTCCCGTGCGCTTGCTTCGGCGGGTTTCAGGTTTTCCCCATCTGCCTTGTTCACGGCAACGATGTCCGCCACCTCAAGAATGCCCCGCTTTATGCCCTGCAGGCCGTCGCCACCCCCGGCGAGGGAGACCATGAGTACGCACTCGACAAGATCCGCGACCGCCGTTTCGGATTGTCCGATTCCGACCGTTTCAATCATCACCACGTCGTAGCCCGCCGCTGCACAGACGAGCATGGCTTCCCGGGTCGAGCCCGCAATGCCGCCCAGCATGCCGGACGTGGGAGACGGACGAACAAAGGCTTCGGAAGCCGTTGAGAGGCGCTCCATCCGCGTCTTGTCTCCAAGGATGCTGCCCCCGGTGCGGGTGGAACTGGGATCTATGGCAAGCACCGCCACTCGATGGCCTTCGGCAATCCATTGCATGCCTATCCGGTCGATCAGCGTCGATTTTCCGGCGCCCGGCAAACCTGTAATGGCAATACGGACGGCGCTGACATCGTGGGACAGGCAGGCATCCAGAAGATGCGCCACGGCGTCCTGATCTCCCGGAAGGGTACTCTCGACCAGCGTCAGCGCACGACCCAGGGCTGCCCGATCTCCGGCGGTAAGCCGGGCGAACAGTTGCTCGGCATGTTCTCGGGAGGCAGACATTTATTGCACGTCCGAAAGCAGGACGTCAAGAAGGCTTGCTGCCGCGTCGGGAATGGCCGTACCGGGACCGAAGATCAAACTGACGCCTTCCGTTTCAAGGAAGGGAATGTCGGCATCGGGGATGACACCGCCCACCACAACGCGGATATCGGGACGGCCTTCCGTTGCCAGCGCCTGAACGAGCGCAGGAACGAGGGTCCGGTGACCTCCGGCCAGCGAAGAGACGCCGACAACATGTACGTCGTTCTCCACGGCCTGCCTGGCGGCTTCCTCCGGGGTCTGGAAAAGCGGCCCGACGTCCACATCGAAGCCCACATCCGCAAAGGCGGTGGCAATGACGCGGGCACCGCGGTCGTGTCCGTCCTGCCCCAATTTCGCTATGAGGATGCGTGGACGGCGCCCCGTAGCCGCCAGGAATGCAGCGGATTTGGTCTGGACGTTGCGCATGGAATCAGATTCCCCGTAAGCTTTTGCGTAAACACCGGAAAAGGAGGGTGTTCGAGCCTCGTATCGACCGAAAACGACCTCCAATGCACTCGAAATCTCGCCCAACGTGGCGCGTTCGCGGGCCGCTGCGCAAGCCAGTTCCAGCACATTGTACTTCGTGGTCCGGGCGGCATGCGTGAGCGCCGAGAGCGCCTCTTTTACACGGGTTTCATGCCGGCGCAGCCGGTTTTCTGTCAGTCGCTGGACCTGCTGTTCCCGGACCTGGTTGTTGTCTATATCACGCACGTCGACGCCCGAAGCGTGCTTGACTCGCCAACGATTCACTCCAACGACCGTTTCGGCGCCGGAATCGATGGCGGCCTGGCGCCGCGCAGCGGACTGTTCAATCCGCATCTTGGGAATGCCCTGCGCAATGGCCGTTGCCATTCCTCCGGCTTCCTCGATTTCCTTCAGGTGGTCCCGGGCTCTCGAAACGAGCTCGGCGGTGAGGTATTCGATGACGTCCGATCCCCCCAAGGGGTCAATTGCGCGGGTAAGATCGGTCTCGTCCTGGAGGATGAGCTGTGTATTCCGGGCTATCCGCGCCGATTCGTCCGTCGGCAAGGCGATGGCTTCATCGAAGGCATTGGTGTGCAGGGATTGCGTACCGCCCAGCACGGCAGCCAGGGCCTCGATGGTCGTCCGGGCAATGTTGTTCAAGGGGTCCTGTGCCGTCAGGGACCAGCCGGATGTCTGACAATGGGTCCGAAGCATACCGGATTTCGGATCCGATGCTCCGAACGGCTCCATGACCTCCGACCACAGGACACGGGCCGCGCGGAGTTTGGCAATTTCCATTGCTGTGTGCATGCCGATTCCGAAGAAGAAGGAGATCCGTGGGGCGAAATCGTCTACGGACATGCCCTTGGAAAGGGCGGCACGAACGTACTCCAGACCATCTGCAATGGTGTAGGCCAGTTCAAGATCGGCAGAAGCCCCGGCTTCCTGCATATGGTACCCACTCACGGAAATGGAGTTGAACCGGGGCATGGACTGTGCGGTGAACGCCATGATATCGCCTACAATCCGCATGGACGCATCCGGCGGGTAGATGTAGGTGTTGCGGACCATGAACTCCTTCAGGATATCATTCTGAATGGTTCCCGTAAGGTCCGCAGCCGGGACACCCGACTCTTCGGCAGCCACGATATAGAACGCCATGATGGGCAGCACGGCCCCATTCATGGTCATGGAAACCGAGATCTCGCCCAGCGG encodes the following:
- a CDS encoding peptidylprolyl isomerase, which codes for MARTDHGSTVIRSLIYPGLFLLLLGTGCRPEPDYGDFVARVGDATLTRDELARILDRRTYSLDSTEAASQIVEQWTTNELLYQEALQRGLRTDPDVVRLLAENERSVLISALVNELYSDEEDALSEGAIQTYYEQHRDQLVLREPYAQVRYIPVRSIAEAVSVRDSLDRSLEPPDFERLVMDHSTDPETSLALADAYFPVSQLFSRNPALRSVLLTLRPGDTWGPVEQDSLFHVIQLMDRVASGTLPELEMIRPEIVQRVQIESRKQLFARQVQRLRTQALAREGLEIK
- the hutF gene encoding formimidoylglutamate deiminase, with the translated sequence MSDAWFQARFALTPDGWLEHAVIHVADGRIVRIEQNDGSVLPRRYDCNVLVPGCVNVHSHAFQVLLRGRTSRFQGPDDDFWSWRESMYRTAGEMRPDALFRIAERLYTEMRGSGYTTVCEFHYVHGAHVGADLPLLMARAIQAAARSAGIRLVLLPVLYRYSGFGSRAPRPEQRPFILDTTTYLELFDAVSDGYGTVGYAPHSLRAVSEDDIRTLLAHRAASHPNAPVHIHVAEQMREVNECVIALGMRPVQFLLDRFKPDVHWCMIHATHMDDGERRRLASCGATVGLCPTTEADLGDGRFQLRPFLASKGSIAIGSDSNVCTDAAEEIRFLDYQNRLETRRRNAFQVPAGTASGTWLYQQMLRGGRSAAGTDTGRLVPGDWADFLDLSGNGDPDDVLGAWIYGDRSRIRATYVGGC
- a CDS encoding peptidylprolyl isomerase, translated to MYRILRSSILVVALSLTGWTTATAQDERVIDEIVAVVGNDILLASDVDGYVISTMNQQQIPYTDDLWRQALEQLVNDKVLVNHAKRDTNLVVSDQQVEQMLDQRIGQMSRRVGGEAVLEEMYGKTVLEIKADFREEFRDQLLADQFRGQKLRSIKATPSDVRAWFSRFPTDSLPTLPDIVQVSHIVRLPEVTDEAREEAMEIISAIRDSVVAGRLTIEEMAELFSDDPGSASNGGLYEDMALSDVVPEFAAVASRSPVGVFSPVFETEFGLHFLRVNARRGERIDYNHILIAFDERKSDPDKAISLLTTLRDSILTHGARFEVLAREFSQEEMSRSRGGRVSDPQSGEQNLYIDALGPLWQQTLAGLEPGDISEPSEVQLLDGRQAYHIVQLHERVPEHTVNLETDYALIEQLALQEKQATVLSEWMDRLKRTVHIEYRGRASDLAAATN
- a CDS encoding AI-2E family transporter, translated to MVIESKNSNLYLVFLGAIAVFVLGVTLLQLKAVLMPLVIAFLLSIIFKPAILWLRGKRVPMPIALFGVLILSSAVLFLVGWVLFSSTQSFLEELPKYEAKATVIAADLEAALLRAASRFDVDVAEFQWSDAFQWSNVTNAVTTGVGSFLSFVSTTFLVLLFMLFILAGSGEMAEKVRVAFPPMYAEKIADLVSNVDGQVRRYLVTKTVISLATGVLTWLVLSLLGVDFPLIWGFLAFLLNYIPNIGSTIAVLFPFAVSLLQFETLVIPFVVIFGLGTVQLSLGNVVEPRVMGFRLNLSPLLILVSLILWGWLWGLWGMILAVPITSTLKILFENMEPLRPISILMSGKVDTPPVDPST
- a CDS encoding AAA family ATPase translates to MELKTSPATLDELHESYRKLRQEISKVIVGQDDIIHQILVSIICRGHVLLIGVPGLAKTLLIHTIADAIELDFNRIQFTPDLMPSDITGTEIIEQDQTTGGRQFKFVKGPVFANVVLADEINRTPPKTQAALLEAMQEHRVTAAGHTYSLPEPFFVLATQNPIEQEGTYPLPEAQLDRFMLNLWLDYPTFDQEVDVVRQTTSAHKAHVQTVMRADDILRYQSFIRQIPVADNVIQHAVRLVGKTRPNGELAPDFVKEYLSYGAGPRASQYLILGAKAMAALDGRMTPSIQDVNTIAVSVLRHRIVTNFTAEAESVSGVDVINRLLEHSV